The Henckelia pumila isolate YLH828 chromosome 2, ASM3356847v2, whole genome shotgun sequence genome includes a window with the following:
- the LOC140883568 gene encoding phragmoplastin DRP1E-like, which produces MATMESLIGLVNRIQRACTALGDYGGGDQAFSSLWDALPSVAVVGGQSSGKSSVLESVVGRDFLPRGSGIVTRRPLVLQLQKTEDGQEEYAEFGHLPRRRFTDFSLVRKEIQDETDRVTGKTKQISPIPIHLSIYSPNVVNLTLIDLPGLTKVAVEGQPESIVQEIENMVRNYVEKPNCIILAISPANQDIATSDAIKLAREVDATGERTFGVLTKLDLMDKGTHALDVLEGRSYRLQHPWVGIVNRSQADINKNVDMLAARRKERDYFASSADYGHLSSKMGSEYLAKLLSKHLESVIRARIPSITSLINKSIDELESELDHLGRPIAVDAGAQLYTILELCRAFDKIFKEHLDGGRPGGDRIYGVFDNQLPAALRKLPFDRHLSIQNVRKIVSESDGYQPHLIAPEQGYRRLIEGSLNYFRGPAEASVDAVHFVLKELVRKSIGECQELRRFPTLQSAIAGAGNQSLEKFREEGKKTVTRLVDMESSYLTVDFFRRLPQEIEKVGNQGGKPRENTRENSAATPASDRYADGHFRRIGSNVSSYINMISETLRNSIPKAVVYCQVKEAKQNLLHYFYTQIGKKEGKQLSDLLDEDPALMERRQQCAKRLELYKKARDEIDSASWVR; this is translated from the exons ATGGCGACAATGGAGAGCTTAATTGGACTGGTGAACCGAATTCAGAGGGCTTGCACCGCCCTCGGTGACTACGGCGGCGGAGACCAAGCCTTTTCTTCTCTGTGGGACGCTTTGCCGTCCGTTGCCGTTGTCGGTGGTCAG AGTTCGGGAAAGTCCTCAGTTTTGGAGAGCGTAGTGGGGCGAGATTTTCTGCCTCGAGGCTCtg GCATTGTTACGAGAAGGCCATTGGTATTGCAGCTGCAGAAAACAGAAGATGGGCAAGAGGAATATGCTGAGTTCGGGCATTTACCACGGAGACGATTCACCGATTTCT CTCTGGTTCGTAAAGAAATTCAAGATGAAACTGATAGAGTGACGGGGAAGACAAAACAGATTTCTCCAATTCCTATTCACTTAAGTATATACTCCCCAAATG TGGTCAACCTAACACTGATTGATCTGCCTGGTTTAACTAAAGTTGCTGTTG AGGGGCAACCAGAAAGTATAGTTCAAGAGATTGAAAATATGGTTCGCAATTATGTTGAGAAG CCAAACTGCATCATATTGGCAATATCTCCGGCAAACCAAGATATTGCAACCTCAGATGCCATTAAGTTGGCAAGGGAAGTTGATGCAACAG GTGAACGCACATTTGGAGTGCTAACAAAGCTAGATCTGATGGACAAAGGAACTCATGCACTTGAT GTTCTTGAAGGAAGATCTTATCGTTTACAACATCCCTGGGTGGGTATTGTGAACCGCTCCCAGGCagatataaataaaaatgttgatATGCTAGCTGCTAGGCGGAAGGAGCGCGATTATTTTGCTTCAAGTGCTGACTATGGACACCTGTCAAGTAAAATGGGCTCTGAATATCTGGCAAAGCTTCTCTCGAAA CACTTGGAATCTGTTATTCGGGCAAGAATACCGAGTATCACTTCTTTGATAAACAAAAGCATTGATGAACTTGAATCTGAGCTGGACCACCTCGGAAGGCCAATTGCTGTTGATGCCGGG GCTCAATTATACACCATCTTGGAACTTTGCCGTGCTTTTGACAAGATattcaaggaacatttggatgGAGG GCGACCAGGAGGTGATAGAATTTATGGAGTTTTTGACAATCAGCTTCCAGCTGCTTTGAGAAAACTTCCATTTGATCGTCATCTATCCATTCAGAACGTGAGAAAAATTGTTTCAGAATCCGATGGTTATCAACCACACTTGATTGCACCTGAGCAAGGTTATCGACGCCTCATTGAGGgttcattaaattattttagggGGCCTGCTGAAGCCTCTGTAGATGCT GTTCACTTTGTCTTGAAGGAACTAGTGAGGAAGTCAATTGGGGAGTGTCAG GAATTGAGACGATTTCCAACTCTGCAATCAGCAATAGCTGGAGCAGGAAATCAGTCTTTGGAAAAATTTCGCGAGGAGGGCAAGAAAACAGTTACCAGATTGGTTGACATGGAATCTTCATATCTCACCGTTGATTTCTTCCGAAGACTTCCGCAGGAAATTGAGAAAGTAGGAAACCAAGGGGGAAAACCACGTGAAAATACACGAGAAAACTCAGCTGCCACCCCAGCCTCTGATCGTTACGCAGATGGACATTTCAGGAGGATAGGGTCGAATGTATCATCTTACATAAATATGATATCTGAGACTCTGAGGAACTCAATTCCAAAGGCTGTGGTTTATTGTCAAGTTAAGGAGGCCAAGCAGAATTTACTTCATTACTTTTACACTCAAATTGGGAAGAAAGAG GGTAAGCAACTTTCAGATTTATTGGACGAAGATCCCGCACTGATGGAGAGGCGGCAGCAATGTGCTAAAAGGCTTGAATTGTACAAGAAAGCACGGGATGAGATTGATTCTGCATCATGGGTTCGTTGA